The DNA segment agagagagagagagagagagagagagagagagagagagagagagagagagagagagagagagagagagagaggtatactaTACTGAGAAAAAAGGGATGTTTTAAATGCTTTAATAActtgaaagggatgaaaaattttgattggcgagagagagagagagagagagagagagagagagagagagagagagagagagagagagagagagagagagagagagagagagagagagagagagatggagggttgTGATGGTTCTGTACCGTAAAATGGGGTAATTTGGCAGAGTGGGGTAATTCGGAAAAGCGaagattttctatttcttatgatatcacttttatttttagtttttactGTATTTCACACTTGTATGCTTTCGTTTGTCATTAAATTCTGCTTATTTTGGCATTTTCAAATGCAACATTGGCCCTGCCTATAGGCAGTACTTGCCTTTAATGCAAATACCAAGAATTTCCAAAATTTATGAGGGTGAATTACAATTATCTGGCTGTCAATGAAGGAGTTGTCCTAGGGAGTTCAAATTTTCAGCGTTAACTACATATTTAATAAGGTATCTAtgactgattttctttttttattccttttgggGATTACTTGATAAATGGCCATAATTCAACGTGGGGTAATTTGGTTAGGGGACCTCCCcagccccccccaaaaaaaaaggctaATTTACCCCTGGTATTCTGTATACCTACAGGAAAATGCCTAGAACTTACAATAAAGTCCCTGGAGCAAACAGGCTCAGGTATTCAGATGAAGATatcatgaaataaaaataagattgtttgctcatggaaatggaataaatacccacttgagtttcttttttaccttttttattgCAGGTACAAAGTATTATACCTGCAGTCTATaagtttctgttattttgtagCCATTTTGGCATCAAATTCAACAAAAATCCAAATTACCCCAAAGTGTGGGGTAATTCGGTTGACCATAAAAATGTGCCTGTATCACAGGCTTTATACAATTTTGCCTTGGCCACTACATGGTAGCACCAGCATTTGTAGAGATGTATTTTGATACAATAAAAGTTTGGtttctgtttcactgtttctttgaattaaaaaagtgtaaaaaatcaACCGAATTACCCCATTTTACGGTATATACAATGAGAAAAGGGAATGGTGTTTAAAGGCTTCTAGAAACATACACGGGTGAAAGATgcgtaaaagaaattaaatacgtACTGTGATTaaagtacaggtgtgtgtgtgtgtgtgtgtgtgtgtgtgtgtgtgtgtgtgtgtgtgtgtgtgtgtgtgtgtgtgttttctgcacTATTCACACTTCACAAGACTTAATAACTAGAAGAGAAACAGCATACTAAAAACGCACTAAAACCACATAAAATTACCAGTCAGCAGTAGTAgctagggacacacacacaggacaccaGACCAcctcctaactctctctctctctctctcttccacacacacacacacacacacacacacacataaggcaAAGGACAGCCCAGCATCACACCTACACAAGCATGGAGGCTAATAACTCCCACGCACACAGGTGACACTAGAGCGGCCTTGACTGTCCCTCCCACTGTACCTTGAGCTCCCCTGCTGAGGCTGAACATAGAAGGTGGAGTGGAAGGCTGCTTATCTATCCACAGGCGGGGCTGGCATAGCTCTTCACATGGCAGATATAACTCGCAGGGACACTCAGGGACAGAGCAAAACAAATCCCTCAGTCAGCTGCTCTCAGTCTCTTAAAAAGGCGGACTCAACTATCGCTTTCCAGGGGGGACTCAAGCACGTGcgtcttgttgttgtgatggatgTACGTGCCTCGTGCTACCCTGCCACGTGCTGCTCGATGACAGATGGTGGGATTTAATTACGGGAGTTGTTCTAATGTGGATGTTTTATTATATACATCCCAAGTCATGGTAAAGGAGGCAGTGGTGGGTATTAATTGTCTTACATCCGCCAACCACACTGTCTTATGTAACATTAATGGCATTCTGCAAGTGTCATGTTTCCTTAGCCAAAAATTTGTGTGTCACTCCACTAATTGGAGTCATTTGAGAATAATAGTAAGACTGGTAATAGAATGAGCGGTTTTGCTCTTGCTAAGATACTATGATTTTGAAAGACTTTGGGCTGCCATCAAAATGTCAATAATGCATAACTGAGGCTAAGTGTGTCAGCCATTCAACTCTTCAGTATTTAGGATGCGTCTTGAAAATTTTGTTATATGCTTAGGATATATAAATTAATGCATCTATATTTAAAGAAGAAATGCCATATTGTGGTTTATAATACATTTGACCGAAATACACGGTAGTATTCACTACTTATTGACGAGAGGAGCTTCAATATGGCGCTTTATTACCTTCATAGCAGTCATAACATTCTAGATCTATTATCTTCTAGAGCTCAATTTCTTCGACATAATATGTATATTTTAATATATAAGGAATCTAAATCTCATTACATTATAACTTAAGAAATACATAACAATAGATTCATcactaaaaaaggaaaaaggaccaTTGGGAATAAAATAGAAGTCTTCATAACTCGCTCACTTTCTCTTAGCTGTATATGTCTACTATACAATATTGAATATTTGCATAGTTCTTAATTATCGTTATAAGACATTCTTAGGGAAATATGAGAGGTGTACAGCGGTAATGACGGGCCGGGGAGGGAAGACCAGTGAGGAAGTCGAGAGTTGGCGGTGTTGTTGACAAACAGGCGGCGGCGAGTCACCGTGGAGGGAACATCACTGCTCTCCTCTGCTTTCACACCTTCCTGCGGCATCTTGAGTCCAGTGGTGTGCTGGTGAAGCGCTATAAATAAGGCAGAGTAAGGGAAAGCCGCCATGCCTGTGGAGAACCTGGAAGAGCAGGGGCTAGAGAAGAACCCGGACCTCCACCTGGCGCAGCTCAAGTTCAAGCTGACCCTCAGTGAATTCAAGAATGACCCAGCCATCAAGGAGGAGCTGGTCCAGGCCATCGAGAAGGATAGTGAGTGCTCAGGGTGCCACCGCCGCCCTCCACCCGCAGCTAGTGCTGCTTGTGATGACAGGCGCTTTGTTCACCCCTCACATTGTTATTGCTCGCAGATTTAAGTGGGAAGAAAAGTTGTATATCTGTttgcatttacacacacacacacacacacacgagagagaaagaacatagcaataatagtagtgtcAATGCTagattttactattattattactataaagtattagtaattctctctctctctctctctctctctctctctctctctctctctctctctctctctctctccccacccccaatttctttccttaacatatcataacataacataacataaataataggataacaaagggccaccagggcccatctaggttatcctgtatcagtcgcacagcgacctcgtcatcagtacttaaagatacacttacaagtacacaatacattatatactaattctaaatatttggcccattaacagggctaagtcctgcagcgaaatcctctacaatttgtggtccccatacatggggatcatgtcttgtttaactatagtaaatttcttataaaaactatcatgcagtgctatacataattataaatctaataaatttaagtgcttatctaatctgtttttaaacattgtcaaactagtgctatttacaaccgtctctggcaatgcattccagaagtctaccactctatgactaaagaaatattttcttatatctaacctgcagccttgctttctaatcttcctgccatgatttctagtcctatttccctcctctaaggtaaagaaagatctcacatctatgtagtttgtatctgagaacattttaaataactctatcatatccctcttatacatctcctctcaaatgaaaacatgtttaattcctttaatctatctctatactccaggcgctttaatgctggtatcatcctagttgctcttctctgaactgcttctaacatgttgatatcctgcctatagtggggtgaccaggcctgtatgcaatactctaaatggggcctaacataggaattatataagctacgcaccacttccttacttttataactaacatttctatttataaaacccaggatcctatttgccctatttcttgcttctaaacattgctttgaaaatttcatagtcctgtctatcactactcctaaatcctttccttcctctactgcctctagccaacatccctccatctcatagttaaagtttgtgttgtctttacctaaatgcataacctgacacttttagaattaaactccatctgccacctgtctgcccatgctatcagcctgtccaggtctcgttgtattctgtaattgtccttttcaccctgtactgcacatgctatcttagtatcatctgcaaactttgatactttgctactaattcctatatctaaatcgttaatgtacaccaagaaaagaagaggtcctagcactgatccttggggtaccccactaaccacttccttccactcagacattgccccatttaatactactctctgtttcctatcagaaagccattcactaatccaatcaactaacctaccccctatcccatgtagtctcaatttgtacactagcctcctatgcggtaccttatcaaacgccttgctaaaatctagatatataacatctatgctatttccatcatctaactccttggtaatatattctaagatatcgagcaaatttgtaagacaggacctccctgatctaaagccatgttgggtatctctaattaatctattctcatttaaatgctcccaaatactacccttaatgattttctctagtatcttacatactatactagttaaactgatcggtctataattattcgcatcatccttcctaccttttttaaatattggagtaacattagctaacttccagtcctgaggtatctcagcaaacctaagtgatctttcaaagattaacttaagtgcttcagaaatactgtctacaccctccctaagtactctggcatgtagctcatcaggaccactggctttcctatcgtctagttcaagaataaatttcctaataattccttcctatctacctaccaactaactaactaagCAAACAACCAatcacccatccaccaccactgacccACCATACCATCACCCCGCCACCACAGACATGGCACCTTTCTACGAGGAGTGTTGCCGGGACCTTGGGTGGCAGCTGGACTCAGGGCTGGTGGAgcggatgaagaaggagaatgaggcggAACTGAAGACCATGAACGAGGCGATAGACGAGGCAGAGAAGTCCATGGGAGAGACAGAGATCCGGGAGGCCAACCTGAAGAAGGCAGAGTACTTGTCGCGTATTGGAGACAAGGTGAGGCTCGCTGGATCTTGtattgttgtctttcttttcctattcggtttattattattgttattgattttgAGACATTTCATtgccttatttattatttaattttttttttttttttgcaaattttgaaacattgttcttttttcttttattattaattttgagacattttattacctcattttttctattataactgaaacattttatttgctcttttttattattaattttgagacattttattgccttttctttttcttttttagacatttgcaccttttttttttattgttaactTTTGGGacattttattgcctcatttttccttttattattaattttgagatattttattgcctcatttttccttttataattttgggacatttcttttgctttgtttttcttttattattaacatttgagacattttattgcctcatttttttattttattacctcattttttcttatagGTTCTTGTTAATGTAGacattttatttcctctacagccatgTGTTAACCTTTTCAATCGGTTTGgttaatttttcatttgttacGAAATACTTTCAGgcttttcatttcttcagcCATATTATTTAGccttttttgctgttgtttggtattttttttcctttagtgttAACTCCAATATAttatttcctctacagccatgTATTGTTCAACTTTCACTGCTGTTTgtgatttttaaatttttttattaatcactTTGAGGCATTTTATTAGCTCTGCAGCCATCCCTAATCATAAAACTAGAAATGTATGGTCTTATTGTAATCATCTATAATTATTCAGTCTTGCTTGTTGTGTCTGTATAATGGTCTTGGGACAGTGTATGTTTGTAACAGCTCTCTTTGTACTGTGTGaagcaaggggactggcaactaagtggggtcttttttgttttatgttgtttttggccaactttcccctcttacatagaaaagaaaataattattaagtaaataaataagtgttgTGTTTCTGGCCGGCAGGAGGAGGCAATCAAAGCATTCGCCAAGACCTACGACAAGACCGTCTCCCTGGGCCAGCGCCTTGACCTGGTCTTCCACAACATCCGCCTTGGCCTCTTCTACCTCGACCACTCACTCATCACACGCAACCTGGAGAAGGCAAAAAGGTGGGCGGCAGCTGCTTCTTCTTATGGTCGCTTCACTTCTGCCTGTTTATGTGATTTGACTGTTACTTTCTCGTTGCAGTCTCTTCATGTTACTATATCACTGTTACTTTTTCCTTATGGTTGCTTCACTTCTGTATGTTCATGTTACTTTACTATTACTTTTCCTTGTGTTCATATTACTTTACTATCTCTTGCTTCACTCTTGTCTATTCATGTTTACTCTGCTGTTACTTTCTTATTGCACTCCTTTGCATCAGTTTTGTATCCTATAATGCTTCTGAAATGTGTGAAAGTTTGTATTCCTCTTAGTGTTTGAGAATGCAGCTTGTGCTTTTCATATTTCTAGATTCCTTTCCATAATTTTGTTGAGCTTTTGTTGCTTTTTCCAGCCTTGTTTATAATCTTTCACATTTCCTGTCAGTCtgattgaggaaggaggagactgGGACCGCCGCAACAGACTCAAGGTGTATGAGGGAGTGTACTGCATGGCCATCCGAGACTTCAAGAAAGCCGCCAACCTCTTCCTGGACACCATCAGCACCTTCACCTCATACGAGCTGATGGACTACACCAGGTGGGCCACACAACACCTGTTACTCCTCTCTTCATTGTGGCTCCAAAAATACTCGTTAATTAGACACACTTGTGAATCAGACACCTCCCCTTTCATTATGTAGAACCTCACAAGAAATTATTAAAGTGATCTTCAGTCAATCAAAATAATTCCTATATTATTTCAGTAACTGCCTCATAACGTAATAAATAGAGCTAGAATGAAAAGCTCCTCTTGCATATAAATTAgttataataaaataagaaaactgtGCTGTAAGGTGTTTCAAGATGCTTATCCTTGAATATTCAATGATTTCTTTGACATCTCTTGGTAACCTATgagccttcttttttttgttgttgctgttttgttactctttctacataaaaaaaatctgtagtGTGGAGCTGCATATTGGAGAGTCAAGGTACTTACTGTTTGCTTTGTGTGGTCAGGTTTGTGGGGTACACAGTGCTGGTGTGCATGATTGCTCTGCCTCGGAATGACCTGCGCACTAAGGTGGTCAAGGGGTCCGAGATCCAGGAGGTGCTGCACTCTTCACAGGACCTCAAGacttacctcctctccctctatgAATGCCAGTACCAGACATTCTTCCAAAAGTTGGGTGAGTGTTgctacctcttcttctctctgacctCTGGAGACATTTATGTAGCTCATCTCTGCTTCCTTGTGCCTCATGATGTGTTGCTGTATGTTATCTTGTCAGCCTGGGTGGAGAATGTGCTTCCTTGTGCCTCATGATGTGTTATTTTGTCAGCCTGGGTGGAGAATGAGCTGCAACACGACCGTCTGTTAGCACCTCACTACCGGTACTACGTGAGGGAGATGAGGATCCTGGCCTACACACAGCTGCTGGAGTCCTATCGTTCCCTCACCCTCCAATACATGGCCACAGCCTTCGGAGTCTCCACAGAGTTCATTGATAGGTGAGaagttgttgctgctggtgttatCTTCTGTCATTCAAGGGCTTATATTGTTGTAACCCAGTCTGTACATGTTCCTCAGGGACATTTGTTGTTGTAATGCAGTCTGTAcatattcctttgtgtttgcaGGGAGTTGTCACGGTACATTGCTGCTGGCCGCCTGCACTGcaagatagacaaagttggaggCATCGTGGAGACCAACCGACCAGACTCCAAGAACTGGCAGTACCAAGCAGTCATCAAGCATGGAGACATCTTGCTCAACCGAGTACAGAAGTTGTCTAGAGTCATTAATATCTAGCTACACTTGGTGTTTTCTATACTTCACTTACACACTTTGTTGTACTGTAGGgtcattggaggaggaggatgtctatACAGCAGTTTTAAAGTTGGTTTTTGTCCTCTAACTTTTGAAGGATGGAACTGAATCGTTATTTATGACTGTGACAGAAACTAGGAACTTAATAAATTTCTTGTATATGTTTGTCTATTATTGCCCACATGGTGTCAAGTGGTAAGGAATCCTAGATTTTCCACCCACCCATACCCACACTCATATGAAATACAGGAACCCACAGTTAGCCATCCATACCCACACTCCTTTGAATATCAGTCAGCACACAATTAATGAAAGACAGCACTGTACATCACTGCatgaaatgaaagacaaagagacTGCAATTCCATATTTCaccacaatgcacacacaaaaaaatgaataacttCAAATATGTGAAAGCTTTTGACATGCCATTATATGCTCTGAAGGCTGACCAGGCTGGCTTGCATCAGCTACACATGCTTAGTTATGTTAACAACTCAACATCTTGACTGGATGCATCAAGCTGGCCACAGTTCACAGCTACATCATATACCCTCTCCAATATCTCCTTGGAAACTCTTAAAGGATGAATTCATAAAGAGGTTGCACTAGAACTGTACAAGTGTAAAGTAACAAGTATTAAATCagtataattatttatttacacaATGGAAATTATAACCAAATGGTAATAACACCTATGACATTTTTTGTAATTAAGTtataagaggaaacaaagaccTAAATAAAGTATGTTCTACTGCAGTGTTTCTTGAGCTATTCATTGAAACTAAGCACTTCAAACCTCTAGATCTTAAATATCTTTTGCCATGTGATCTGCATGGAAAGGAAATACCAAAGCAGTGTATCTTCAAAAGCAATATTCTTCAGCTATTTGATGAACCAAGTACTTAACATCtcaaaaccatgaaaacacaacTATGAACTATTGGGCCACACGATCACTATACCATACCTACATTGCACTATAAAGCAACATCTTTTTTCCAAAATACAATCAATGCAGAGTAAATTCTTAATCCAAACATCTATGTCAAACAAAACTATTACACTGCAATATATTGAAGTGTTAGTATTTGTAGTAACCACATCTTATTTCATCATGACATATCTTCAAACTTCTAACTTGttgataatataaatataaggaTGGATAAACAAAACCCTGTCCTACGTTAAGAAAGGAGACACGCCCACCAACCCACCTCACACCTCCTCCAGCTCCACCAGCACCCCAGCACAGTCCTTGGGATGCAGGAACACCACAGGCTTGCCGTGTGCTCCTATCTTGGGCTCCTTGCTCAGGCACCGTATGTTCTGTGTGGTGAGGTCCTTCATGGCGGCCTGGATGTCGTTCACCTCAATGCAAATGTGGTGCATCCCtccattcttgttcttgtccagGAAATTCTGTCATGGTGGAAGTGAACTGTCATAAACACATTTATATACACAATTACACTGATGTTGCCAAGTCTTTGTAACCTCTGTGTTAGGAAATGGCCACTCTTGTTAGTTCTTTAGAATTTGGGACCCTATACACAAGGATTACAATTATCAAATACAATTCAAAGGCAGCCACAATTCTAAACAATactaaacaccacaaacacactattgctactattatagCACTAATGAGTCTCAATGTAGCAGATGAAAAAAGCCTATAACTTCATCAAAATCGGATGTACACTAACTAACACAGACAGAGAATAGTAATAGGAGCAAAACTAGCCAAATGCAAAACAGTGTGGTGTGTACATTAGTGGTACCTGGATGGGGCTGTTGTCCCCGAGTGGGTGTAGCAGCTCCAGCTTGGTGTTGTCCAGCTTGACAAACACTGTGTACACCCCGTGGTCGGGCAGCGCCTCCACTCCACTTACCTCGGCGCCCAGCACATCCCTGCACCAAACACAAGGACACTCAGTCAAACATGACACTGTACAGTacagtttttttccttatctaatGCTAAACTAATTTCTTCAATTTCTAATATAGCTGGAAATAATCAAATGAGATATAAATATGGAAAACGAAAGTTGTATTGGAAAGGAGAACCAAATACACTTGTAATCACAGAAAAGTACATCAAAACcagtaaaataaatacacagataCCAATGCAAGAAAGTGTGTGGTTAGGGTCACCTTTGAAGAGAGTTATGGGAAGAAAGGAACACAGGACAGAATCTCATGAACACTCATGGCAAGGTGTGAGGGTGTGAAGGTGGTTACCTGTAGAGGGCAGTGCTCTTCTCCAAGTCTGGAGTGGCAATGGCCACATGGTTCAGCTTGCCAAGCTTCCATAGTGCTGGGGGAATCTCAGTGGGTGCCTGACTCAGCATGGTAGTCTGGCTCACCCAGCGGCGGCTGGCAGTGCCAGTCACACGGCCAGCAGCCAGGCGAGCAGCACGACACACCGAGCTCAGCATGGTTGTAGAGTTCTTTTCAGTAAAAATCAGTGAACCACTTGTGATTTATGAAAATATACTGTAGTAACACTAACTGAACTTGCAGTTACTATGATAttgtaataaaatgataaagcaACAAAAAGTTCTCAAGAGAAAGAGTTAAAGTTTAAAGAATGCTTGCTAAGCCTTGAGAGGCAAGGCAGTGTCGGTCATCTCCAGCTCGGCAGCACCGGCTTCTTTCTCAGCCAGACGgagcctctcctcctctctgtcacGCTGGGGCTTGATCACAGAGTAGTAGTTGTACACACGCAGGCCGAGGTTCATAGTGCCAAACAGAGTGATGCCAACACAGGTTAGCACAATACCCTTGTGGATGTAGTCGGCCAAACGGCTCGCCTGCGGTAACTTCCTCATAACACCCACAGATCTGTGCCGGGGAGATCACAATTGTCATGTGGCAAATTATCAAGAATATTCTGATGATAAAAGAGCAAGGAGAGTTTGAGATAGGTAgagcagagaaaaagagaggaaagggagggactgATAGCACAGGTTGTACTGTGCCACTACCACCTCTCCTGGTCAGCGGAGCAGTCAGAGTGTGGTTAGCAAGGCAGCAACACACCCTTGGCAGGGTAACATTAAGCATTAGGTTCCTTGTTGGGAATTTATTAATTTTGCTGTCTTTACACCTTATCAAACAACAAATTAACTTAATTTTTTCACCATCTTTGGCAATAAGACTCAAAACATGATTTGATTAATTGTCTGGGtgcttgttttcatattcattaacataacataacataacataacataaataataggataacaaagggccaccagggcccatctaggttatcctgtatctgtcgcacagcaacctcgtcatcagtacttaaagatacacttacaagtacacaatacattatatactaattctaaatatttggcccattaacagggctaagtcctgcagcgaaatcctctacaatttgtggtccccatacatggggatcatgtcttatttaactatagtaaatttcttataaaaactatcatgcagtgctatacataattataaatctaataaatttaagtgcttatctaatctgttttaaacattgtcaaactagtgctatttacaaccgtctctggcaatgcattccagaagtctaccactctatgactaaagaaatattttcttatatctaacctgcagccttgctttctaatcttcctgccatgatttctagtcctatttccctcctctaaggtaaagaaagatctcacatctatgtagttcgtatctgaaaacattttaaataactctatcatatcccctcttatacatctcctctcaaatgaaaacatgtttaattcctttaatctatctctatactccaggcgctttaatgctggtatcatcctagttgctcttctctgaactaaCTTAACTGAAATTAACTTAAAACATTCATtcacttgtttgtttttctttccattatgtAAGCAAGGCATTCAGCTTAATCAATGGTACACTAAGTATCTCAAATAAAGACACACTGAGAATTTAGAAGTAACCACAACtcatgcacacaccacacacacacacaaatctccaCCAACTGTaccataacaataaataaattaaagattGTTTCAAACTTGAATAACACACAAGTTATCATAAACACCTgatcccttctccctctttgttTCATATCATCAACAGAGCCACACTGTCCTACCAACCGCCACCAATAACTGCTCTAAgcctaataataatgaaaaataaataaataaccctcACTGTAAGCCACATTCCCCGAAATCCTGACAACCCTCCGTCtcctaaataaacacacaaccaTCAGTAATTCACATGCATTTCGCCTCACAGATAGTTATACACACCTTCCCAACGACCTCCATCAACTGGCCCAGCGTGTAATACAACAGAGAGCTTCCTACTCACCAGAA comes from the Portunus trituberculatus isolate SZX2019 chromosome 25, ASM1759143v1, whole genome shotgun sequence genome and includes:
- the LOC123508701 gene encoding 26S proteasome non-ATPase regulatory subunit 6-like, producing the protein MPVENLEEQGLEKNPDLHLAQLKFKLTLSEFKNDPAIKEELVQAIEKDNMAPFYEECCRDLGWQLDSGLVERMKKENEAELKTMNEAIDEAEKSMGETEIREANLKKAEYLSRIGDKEEAIKAFAKTYDKTVSLGQRLDLVFHNIRLGLFYLDHSLITRNLEKAKSLIEEGGDWDRRNRLKVYEGVYCMAIRDFKKAANLFLDTISTFTSYELMDYTRFVGYTVLVCMIALPRNDLRTKVVKGSEIQEVLHSSQDLKTYLLSLYECQYQTFFQKLAWVENELQHDRLLAPHYRYYVREMRILAYTQLLESYRSLTLQYMATAFGVSTEFIDRELSRYIAAGRLHCKIDKVGGIVETNRPDSKNWQYQAVIKHGDILLNRVQKLSRVINI
- the LOC123508702 gene encoding ethylmalonyl-CoA/methylmalonyl-CoA epimerase-like — encoded protein: MLSSVCRAARLAAGRVTGTASRRWVSQTTMLSQAPTEIPPALWKLGKLNHVAIATPDLEKSTALYRDVLGAEVSGVEALPDHGVYTVFVKLDNTKLELLHPLGDNSPIQNFLDKNKNGGMHHICIEVNDIQAAMKDLTTQNIRCLSKEPKIGAHGKPVVFLHPKDCAGVLVELEEV